TAGCTAGTAGCTCTTGCATTTGAATATTACGCAGCCTTTCCCTCTCctcattcttttatttatctattttttttctaaagaaaCTGTTCCTACAGCTTGAATCCATAAACTTCTGTCCCCAACAAGCAATCTTATCATTGCTACAGCTGTCACAAAAAATCTTTTTACAAGTGCTTGGCACACACACCAACACAAAATGTGCGTTTTTTAATAGTAATTGTTTTATCCAGAGATCCAAGATATACTACTTGTTTATTCAAGATAGGAAAACAATTCTATCATGCATTGAGAGACTTGCGTATACAGAGATTCAAAAAATAATCGATCTGTAAGGGACTTTCAGTCAGTACActgttaatttatattttattctagaTAAATACTTGCTTACCTTAtgaaatgaaaaacaagaagaagacgaaCCCAAGCCACTCAAATATGCAATAGAAATATTCATATTTCTTGCCatctcaaaagagaaaatgaCTATTTATGGAAGTATACATTGATTTACAAGAAACAACCCAGTCCAAATTAGCGCAAAACTGGACGTACGGTTGCCTTTCTGATATATATGGAGTGTTCAATCATGCTTTTCCTATGTGCTAAAGTATCGGAATATATCTCTGTCTTCCTCAGTTACAAAGATCTCAAACTGCAAATCAGATTAATGAAGATTTCTTCTGTGCAGGGGATTGTAAGACCACCCATTGGATGTTCAAATCCAAACTCCTCTTCAGCTTGGCTAAGCAAGCTCTGAAACCTAGGATGATTTAGATACAAAACTGGCACGATGAAGCGCTTTCTCTCGGTTTCACCAACATAAACAGCAACGTGGCCTTTAGGGACGTCTGCAGACACTGGAGCTGAAACAACTTTCCTGAGGATCTTCTTGGCATCAACAACTCTGGGCAAGCGAAAACCCATCTGCTTC
This window of the Diospyros lotus cultivar Yz01 chromosome 5, ASM1463336v1, whole genome shotgun sequence genome carries:
- the LOC127802746 gene encoding auxin-induced protein 15A-like yields the protein MGFRLPRVVDAKKILRKVVSAPVSADVPKGHVAVYVGETERKRFIVPVLYLNHPRFQSLLSQAEEEFGFEHPMGGLTIPCTEEIFINLICSLRSL